A single window of Dermacentor albipictus isolate Rhodes 1998 colony chromosome 1, USDA_Dalb.pri_finalv2, whole genome shotgun sequence DNA harbors:
- the LOC135901040 gene encoding uncharacterized protein, whose protein sequence is MKAALVFAVSLAALALVSCADEPETASTEAPAAPSTEQPVAEPAVDDKDNKTEGKEKVEGRGGIFGAGFGGYGPGVGIGYGGLGYGAGLGYGGYGYTGVGYGGLGYGGGLGYGGGLGYGGLGYAPGYGVGYGSLGYGRLGYGGPGYGGVGYGGLGYGGLGYGGVGYGGLGYGGLGYGGAGYSGYGGRYYGAGRGYGQGGFNYGGGEAQKRVYGHTSTYGQTSTYGLQANAGSAYGAGHQAGGAGYEKSAQEGGAVGGQYGGQHVAGVGGPLV, encoded by the exons ATGAAGGCAGCG CTGGTCTTCGCGGTCAGCTTGGCCGCCCTGGCCCTCGTGTCGTGCGCCGACGAGCCGGAGACCGCTTCCACCGAGGCACCGGCTGCGCCCAGCACTGAACAGCCGGTCGCCGAGCCGGCTGTCGACGACAAGGATAATAAGACCGAAGGCAAGGAGAAGGTTGAGGGTCGCGGTGGCATCTTCGGAGCTGGGTTTGGCGGCTACGGACCTGGCGTAGGCATTGGATACGGCGGCCTCGGCTACGGCGCTGGTCTTGGCTACGGCGGTTACGGCTATACTGGTGTCGGCTATGGAGGCCTCGGCTACGGCGGTGGTCTTGGCTACGGCGGTGGTCTTGGCTACGGCGGTCTCGGCTACGCACCAGGATACGGCGTGGGCTACGGAAGTCTTGGCTACGGACGCCTCGGCTATGGAGGTCCCGGCTACGGCGGTGTGGGTTACGGTGGGCTCGGCTACGGTGGTCTCGGCTACGGCGGAGTCGGCTATGGGGGTCTGGGTTATGGTGGCCTCGGTTACGGTGGTGCTGGCTACAGTGGTTACGGAGGCAGATACTACGGCGCCGGCCGCGGTTACGGCCAGGGCGGCTTCAACTACGGCGGTGGCGAGGCCCAGAAGCGCGTGTACGGTCACACTTCTACCTACGGTCAGACGTCCACTTACGGACTGCAGGCCAACGCCGGCAGCGCGTATGGTGCGGGACACCAGGCTGGCGGAGCTGGCTACGAGAAGTCGGCCCAAGAAGGAGGAGCGGTCGGCGGACAGTACGGCGGCCAACACGTCGCAGGCGTCGGAGGCCCCCTTGTCTGA